GATTTTAGACTTTTTTGTCATTTTATTCCTTTCATTTTAGTGGTTTGAAACCATTATTATATGTATAGTACAAACATATATAATATTATATAATTTAATACCTTATATTAGCTGATATTAAGACGTTCATTATTAAAAAAAATTAAAATTTTATTTATATTTAATTAAAAATATGATTTTGAAGTCCGAAATATTCAAAAAATTTATTCATTATTATTCTAATAATCAATTCTAATAAAGAAATGTTAATAAATTATTTGTGACTAAAAATCATTCTAATTAACTAAATAATTTAAATTTTAAATATAATTACAATATATGAAGACATCTAAAGATTTACAAACTGATCTTAAAGTTAATAATATTTCATTTCAAAATGAATTGAAAAATAATTCTAGCGATCCTTTTATTTATAATCAAATTCTATCAAATATTCACATTGTACATGAGCAAGATGATAATGTTTATTTGTTATGCCCTGAAAGTTTATCATTATACATCAAATCATCACATAATACAAATGTATCTCGGGCAATTAGAAATGTATACGAAAGGGCAGTTAACGTAATTTTTATTACTAACTTAAATGAGCTAAATTCACTAAATATTGTTAAAAATAATCAAGACCAGGTTTTAAAAAATAAAAAATTATCCAATGACATAAAGCATGATTTAACTTTTGAAAATTATGCTGTTGGTAAATTTAATCAAATTGTACTAAAGGCAGCCAAAGCAATATGCGAAAATACAAAAATTATTTATTCTCCACTATTTATACATTCACCAAGTGGTCTTGGGAAAACCCATCTACTTCATGCGATTGGAAATGAATTAAAAAAAACCAACCGTTCATGTTTGTATATTAACCCCGACTTATTTACTCGGCAATTAGTTGAACAACTCAAATTAAAAAATCATGCTCAAATAAACAAAATTGTCGATGAGGTTACTAATTATGATTGTTTAATGTTTGATGATGTTCAACAGTATGGAAATAAAGAGAATACCTTAAATGTCTTATTTAATATTATTAACACAATGATAACTAATCGGAAACAGATAATAATTTGTGGTGATAAAAAACCTAATGATTTAGGAGGATTTGAACAAAGATTTATTACTAGATTTAATGGTGGATTAACTCTTGAAATTGCTGTGCCAGACATTGAAGATGTCATCAATATTTTAAAATTTAAGTTAAAAGAAAATAATATTAATCCTGAGCTTTGAGAAGATGAAAGTTTACGATTTATTGCTAGAAATTTTTCTAATTCAATTCGAAGTATTGAAGGAGCAATTAATCGGATAAAATTATTTTCAGAAGGTGACGATTACTTCACTTATGATCTAAGAACAATGAAAAGTATTTTTCATAACGTTACTCAAATTAAAGAAAATATTACTCCAGAGAGAATTATTGATGTAGTAAGTAAATATTACAAGATTGATAGAAGAAAAATTACTAGCAATTCTCGAAAAGAAAATATTGTTATTGCTCGAAGAATTGCCGTTTATCTGATTAAAAACAATTTTAGTTATACTTTAAAAGATATTGGTAAAATGGTAGGCAATCAATCACATTCAACAGTTATTGTTTCGATTCATTGGATTGATAAAAATATTAAGATTAACCCAACACTAAAACTTGCAATTGAAAAAATAAAAGAAAATTTACGAATGATTATATAAATTAAGGAGAAGATATGGAATTAAAAATAAATAAATTAATCTTAGACGCAGCTATTGAGAGAGTAGCAAAAGCAATTGATCCTAACCCATTTATCCCGGTAATGAAGGGTGT
The sequence above is a segment of the [Mycoplasma] phocae genome. Coding sequences within it:
- the dnaA gene encoding chromosomal replication initiator protein DnaA: MKTSKDLQTDLKVNNISFQNELKNNSSDPFIYNQILSNIHIVHEQDDNVYLLCPESLSLYIKSSHNTNVSRAIRNVYERAVNVIFITNLNELNSLNIVKNNQDQVLKNKKLSNDIKHDLTFENYAVGKFNQIVLKAAKAICENTKIIYSPLFIHSPSGLGKTHLLHAIGNELKKTNRSCLYINPDLFTRQLVEQLKLKNHAQINKIVDEVTNYDCLMFDDVQQYGNKENTLNVLFNIINTMITNRKQIIICGDKKPNDLGGFEQRFITRFNGGLTLEIAVPDIEDVINILKFKLKENNINPELWEDESLRFIARNFSNSIRSIEGAINRIKLFSEGDDYFTYDLRTMKSIFHNVTQIKENITPERIIDVVSKYYKIDRRKITSNSRKENIVIARRIAVYLIKNNFSYTLKDIGKMVGNQSHSTVIVSIHWIDKNIKINPTLKLAIEKIKENLRMII